One stretch of Kwoniella pini CBS 10737 chromosome 3, complete sequence DNA includes these proteins:
- a CDS encoding 40S ribosomal protein RACK1 — MAEPLVFKGTLAGHSGWITAIATSSENPDVILTASRDKTIIVWQLTRDDGSFGFPKKILHGHNHFVSDVVISSDGQFALSSSWDHTLRLWDLNTGLTTKKFVGHTGDVLSVSFSADNRQIVSASRDRTIKLWNTLGECKFNITEDGHSEWVSCVRFSPNPVIPVIVSAGWDKTVKVWELSKCKLKTNHYGHTGYINTLAVSPDGSLAASGGKDGITMLWDLNDSKHLYSLDAGDVVNALVFSPNRYWLCAATASSIKIFDLESKSIVDDLRPDFDGLSEKARKPECTSLAWSADGQTLFAGFSDNLVRVWVVVV; from the exons ATGGCTGAGCCTCTCGTTTTCAAGGGTACCCTCGCTGGTCACTCCGGTTGGATCACAGCTATCGCTACTTCAAGCGAAAACCCAGATGTGATTTTGACTGCTTCAAGGG ATAAAACAATTATCGTTTGGCAATTAACAAGAGATGATGGATCTTTCGGTTTCCCAAAGAAAATCCTTCACGGTCACAACCATTTCGTATCTGATGTTGTCATTTCATCTGATGGTCAATTcgctctttcttcatcatggGATCACACTCTCAGATTATGGGACTTGAACACTGGTTTGACTACCAAGAAATTCGTTGGACACACCGGTGATGTTCTTTC CGTCTCCTTCTCCGCCGACAACCGACAAATCGTATCCGCCTCCCGAGACAGAACCATCAAACTTTGGAACACCCTCGGTGAATGTAAATTCAACATCACCGAAGATGGACACTCCGAATGGGTTTCATGTGTTCGATTCTCCCCTAACCCAGTCATCCCAGTCATCGTTTCCGCCGGTTGGGACAAGACcgtcaag GTTTGGGAACTTTCCAAATGTAAGCTCAAGACCAACCACTACGGTCACACTGGTTACATCAACACCCTTGCCGTTTCTCCCGATGGTTCGCTCGCTGCTTCAGGTGGTAAAGATGGTATCACCATGCTTTGGGACTTAAACGACAGTAAACACCTTTACTCTCTTGACGCCGGAGATGTCGTCAACGCCCTTGTATTCTCACCTAACCGATACTGGCTCTGTGCTGCTACTGCTTCTTCCATCAAGATCTTCGACCTTGAATCCAA ATCCATTGTCGATGACCTCCGACCAGACTTCGATGGTCTCTCCGAAAAAGCACGAAAACCTGAATGTACATCTCTTGCTTGGTCCGCTGATGGTCAAACTCTTTTCGCTGGTTTCTCTGATAACCTCGTTAGAGTCTGGGTTGTTGTCGTTTAA